Proteins found in one Microbacterium sp. LWS13-1.2 genomic segment:
- a CDS encoding AI-2E family transporter: MGLFRNDPQRVVVESHDVEPRATRAPWSLWADGFGKLGIRSIQIIVVVTVAAGIIFAIQQLTLVTIPLVIALILACAFNPVMSWMRRRGIPSILATLITLLAIVVILGLLSWLIVWAVRDQWDDLYAQAEDGFQRLLAWMQTLPFDFVQPDQLDEWVRTLTDFVTSAQFGSGALAGVGAVANFVTGLVLMVTILFFFLKDGPQMWEFMLRPFRGANYLRARRIGDKTTTVLGSYVRGTATVAAVDAIGILIGLLILQVPLALPLSVLVFLLAFIPIVGATVAGIVAALVALVANGPINALLVVGVVVLVNQLEGNFLQPVLMGRSMKLHAFVILVALTVGTVLGGIVGAVLAVPITAAAWGVIQVWDGPDLPARWARPKRPVAG, translated from the coding sequence ATGGGACTGTTCCGGAACGACCCGCAGCGCGTCGTCGTCGAGTCGCACGATGTGGAGCCGCGCGCCACCCGTGCACCGTGGAGCCTGTGGGCCGACGGCTTCGGCAAGCTCGGCATCCGCTCGATCCAGATCATCGTCGTCGTCACGGTGGCTGCGGGCATCATCTTCGCGATCCAGCAGCTCACCCTCGTCACGATCCCGCTCGTGATCGCGCTGATCCTCGCGTGCGCATTCAACCCGGTGATGAGCTGGATGCGGCGGCGCGGCATCCCATCGATCCTCGCGACGCTGATCACGCTGCTCGCCATCGTGGTGATCCTTGGCCTCCTGAGCTGGCTCATCGTGTGGGCGGTGCGCGACCAGTGGGACGACCTGTACGCGCAGGCCGAAGACGGCTTCCAGCGTCTGCTCGCCTGGATGCAGACGCTGCCGTTCGACTTCGTGCAGCCTGATCAGCTCGATGAGTGGGTGAGGACGCTCACCGACTTCGTCACGAGCGCGCAGTTCGGCTCCGGCGCGCTCGCCGGTGTCGGGGCGGTCGCGAACTTCGTGACCGGGCTCGTGCTCATGGTGACCATCCTGTTCTTCTTCCTCAAGGACGGTCCGCAGATGTGGGAGTTCATGCTGCGGCCGTTCCGCGGGGCGAACTACCTGCGCGCGCGCCGCATCGGCGACAAGACTACGACGGTGCTGGGCTCGTACGTGCGCGGCACGGCCACCGTCGCCGCCGTCGATGCCATCGGCATCCTGATCGGTCTGCTCATCCTTCAGGTTCCGCTGGCGCTCCCGCTCTCGGTGCTCGTCTTCCTGCTCGCCTTCATCCCGATCGTGGGCGCGACAGTGGCCGGCATCGTGGCCGCGCTCGTCGCACTCGTTGCGAACGGGCCGATCAACGCCCTCCTGGTCGTCGGGGTGGTCGTTCTCGTCAACCAGCTCGAGGGCAACTTCCTGCAGCCCGTGCTCATGGGCCGGTCGATGAAGCTGCACGCGTTCGTCATCCTGGTCGCCCTGACCGTGGGCACGGTCCTCGGCGGCATCGTCGGCGCCGTGCTCGCGGTGCCCATCACCGCCGCGGCCTGGGGCGTCATCCAGGTCTGGGATGGCCCCGACCTCCCCGCACGCTGGGCGCGGCCGAAACGGCCGGTCGCGGGCTGA
- a CDS encoding acyl-CoA dehydrogenase family protein: MTDFQPRPGQSVEGYDVTARRGTDYYAVFADIPAADREAWERAEAYIDEVGTRMLDAWNTAEYPLDIAMRAGELDLFNDGIVHPSLTRLSPLAAGLVNMEISRGDGSLGTVLAVQGGLALRTLALFGSDAQQERWLVPVARGEVPASFALTEPDHGSDSVSLETAARRAGDDWVLDGAKKWIGNGASGGITFVWARVDSPGDEFHGAVRCFLVEQQTPGYVGTVIQGKASLRGIHQAHIVLDGVRVPSDAVLPGTKSFKDASTVLYSTRSGVAWSALGHATACYEAALAYSQQRIQFGKPLAKFQMVQERLANMLEELTAMQLYCRWMADIEERGELRPTQASLAKYHNTRAARRIASTARDMLGGNGILLENGVMQHMADIEAIHTYEGTESVQALLIGRDITGMSAFA; the protein is encoded by the coding sequence GTGACCGACTTCCAGCCCCGCCCCGGTCAGAGCGTCGAAGGCTACGACGTCACCGCCCGCCGCGGCACCGACTACTACGCGGTGTTCGCCGACATCCCCGCCGCCGACCGTGAGGCCTGGGAGCGCGCCGAGGCGTACATCGACGAGGTGGGCACGCGCATGCTCGACGCGTGGAACACCGCCGAGTATCCCCTCGACATCGCTATGCGCGCCGGCGAGCTCGACCTGTTCAATGACGGCATCGTGCACCCGTCGCTCACGCGCCTGTCGCCCCTGGCGGCGGGCCTGGTGAACATGGAGATCTCCCGCGGCGACGGGTCGCTGGGCACCGTGCTCGCCGTCCAGGGCGGCCTCGCCCTGCGCACCCTCGCACTGTTCGGCAGCGACGCGCAGCAGGAGCGCTGGCTGGTGCCCGTCGCCCGCGGCGAGGTCCCGGCATCCTTCGCCCTCACCGAGCCCGACCACGGATCGGACTCGGTGTCGCTCGAGACCGCAGCCCGGCGCGCCGGCGACGACTGGGTGCTCGACGGCGCCAAGAAGTGGATCGGCAACGGCGCCTCCGGCGGCATCACGTTCGTGTGGGCGCGCGTCGACTCCCCCGGCGACGAGTTCCACGGCGCGGTGCGCTGCTTCCTCGTCGAGCAGCAGACGCCGGGCTATGTCGGCACGGTGATCCAGGGCAAGGCGTCGCTGCGCGGCATCCATCAGGCGCACATCGTGCTCGACGGTGTACGCGTGCCGTCCGATGCCGTCCTTCCGGGAACGAAGAGCTTCAAGGATGCCTCGACCGTCCTCTACTCGACGCGGTCGGGTGTCGCGTGGTCGGCGCTCGGTCACGCCACCGCCTGCTACGAGGCCGCGCTCGCCTACTCGCAGCAGCGCATCCAGTTCGGCAAGCCCCTCGCCAAGTTCCAGATGGTGCAGGAGCGCCTCGCGAACATGCTCGAGGAGCTCACGGCGATGCAGCTCTACTGCCGCTGGATGGCCGACATCGAGGAGCGCGGCGAACTGCGTCCTACGCAGGCGTCGCTGGCGAAGTACCACAACACCCGCGCCGCACGACGGATCGCGTCGACGGCGCGCGACATGCTCGGCGGCAACGGCATCCTGCTCGAGAACGGCGTCATGCAGCACATGGCCGACATCGAGGCGATCCACACGTACGAGGGCACCGAGAGCGTGCAGGCATTGCTCATCGGCCGCGACATCACCGGCATGAGCGCGTTCGCCTAG
- a CDS encoding SDR family oxidoreductase has translation MTPIDHTRRFEDTVSLVTGSSRGIGFAIARRIVDEGGAVVLTGRKQDALDAAIAELGDAASAVAGRADDADHCAAVFAHITERHGSLDHLVNNTGINPVYGPIVDIDAEAARKILEVNVVATLDWTRAALAAGLSRSVVNIASVAGLGASPGIAFYGISKAALINLTAQLAYELAPGIRVNAVAPAVIKTAFARALYEGHEAEAAAAYPLARLGEPADVAGPVAFLLSDDAAWITGQTVAIDGGAGIRPLT, from the coding sequence ATGACCCCTATCGACCACACCCGTCGCTTCGAGGACACGGTGTCGCTCGTGACAGGCTCCAGCCGCGGCATCGGCTTCGCGATCGCCCGGCGCATCGTCGACGAGGGCGGGGCCGTCGTACTCACGGGTCGCAAGCAGGACGCGCTCGACGCTGCGATCGCGGAGCTCGGCGACGCCGCCTCGGCGGTCGCCGGTCGGGCCGACGACGCCGATCATTGCGCCGCCGTGTTCGCGCACATCACGGAGCGCCACGGAAGTCTCGACCACCTCGTCAACAACACCGGCATCAACCCGGTGTACGGCCCGATCGTCGACATCGACGCCGAGGCCGCGCGCAAGATCCTCGAGGTCAACGTGGTCGCCACCCTCGACTGGACGCGCGCCGCTCTCGCCGCAGGGCTCTCCCGCTCCGTCGTCAACATCGCCTCGGTCGCCGGTCTCGGCGCCAGCCCCGGCATCGCGTTCTACGGCATCTCGAAGGCAGCGCTCATCAACCTCACCGCGCAGCTCGCGTACGAGCTGGCGCCCGGCATCCGCGTGAACGCCGTCGCTCCGGCCGTGATCAAGACGGCCTTCGCCCGGGCCCTGTACGAAGGGCACGAGGCCGAGGCAGCCGCCGCCTATCCTCTGGCGAGGCTCGGCGAGCCGGCCGACGTCGCCGGCCCGGTCGCGTTCCTCCTCTCGGACGACGCCGCGTGGATCACCGGCCAGACGGTCGCGATCGACGGCGGTGCCGGCATCCGTCCCCTCACGTGA
- a CDS encoding TetR/AcrR family transcriptional regulator: MKDSHVADDVTRAAVELFARQGYANTSVQQIVEAAGVTKGAMYHYFESKDDLLFGIYERLLTLQKAHLDQIIARGGTVDDVLRAVCVDVLETSIDSMEEGAVFFRSLNMLSAPRQQEVTRRRRAYHDEFTELISRGQSEGLYRTDIPLAMLVAHFFSDVHYLSHWYSPEGPEDKTLVAEQLTDLFLTSLRRTDAAT; encoded by the coding sequence ATGAAGGATTCTCACGTCGCCGACGACGTCACCCGCGCCGCCGTCGAGCTGTTCGCCCGCCAGGGGTACGCCAACACGAGCGTGCAGCAGATCGTCGAGGCCGCCGGCGTCACCAAGGGCGCGATGTACCATTACTTCGAGTCCAAGGACGACCTGCTCTTCGGCATCTACGAGCGCCTGCTGACGCTGCAGAAGGCGCACCTGGATCAGATCATCGCCCGCGGCGGCACCGTCGACGACGTGCTGCGCGCGGTCTGCGTCGACGTGCTCGAGACCTCGATCGACTCCATGGAGGAGGGGGCGGTGTTCTTCCGCAGCCTCAACATGCTGTCCGCGCCCCGCCAGCAGGAGGTCACCCGCCGCCGGCGCGCCTATCACGACGAGTTCACCGAGCTCATCTCGCGCGGGCAGTCCGAGGGCCTGTACCGCACCGACATCCCGCTCGCGATGCTCGTCGCCCACTTCTTCAGCGACGTGCACTACCTCTCGCACTGGTACTCGCCCGAGGGCCCCGAAGACAAGACCCTCGTCGCCGAGCAGCTGACCGACCTGTTCCTGACCAGTCTGAGGAGAACGGATGCCGCAACCTGA
- a CDS encoding AMP-binding protein, protein MSGQQLPAVTVPSGRKEVARRSSARPPLRYAVSGGAALPVAVLEAFRDAFGADVHEEYGLTETAPTVSSNPLREPIRSGTVGRALWGVDVAIADPDVDETVVLVDAHDALGEIVVRGHNLFKGYLGLFKGYLGRADASAAAVVDGWFRTGDLGTYTNGVLTIVDRKKDMIVRLGYNVYPTEVEAVLARHPGIAVAAVFGVDDDVVAFVRDRIAAYKYPRIVHLVPSLPLGSSGKVLKRELVTQFSPVV, encoded by the coding sequence TTGAGCGGGCAACAGTTGCCGGCGGTCACCGTGCCGTCGGGCCGGAAGGAGGTCGCCCGTCGCTCATCCGCCCGCCCTCCGCTGCGCTACGCGGTCTCGGGCGGGGCCGCGCTGCCGGTCGCGGTGCTCGAGGCTTTTCGCGATGCCTTCGGCGCCGACGTCCACGAGGAGTACGGCCTCACCGAGACCGCACCCACCGTGTCGTCGAACCCGCTGCGCGAGCCGATCCGGTCGGGCACCGTCGGCCGCGCCCTCTGGGGCGTGGACGTCGCGATCGCGGACCCCGACGTCGACGAGACCGTCGTGCTGGTCGACGCGCACGACGCCCTCGGCGAGATCGTCGTGCGCGGGCACAACCTGTTCAAGGGTTACCTCGGACTGTTCAAGGGTTACCTCGGACGAGCGGATGCCTCGGCCGCCGCCGTCGTCGACGGCTGGTTCCGCACCGGCGACCTGGGCACCTACACCAACGGAGTGCTCACCATCGTCGACCGCAAGAAGGACATGATCGTGCGGTTGGGGTACAACGTCTACCCGACCGAGGTGGAGGCCGTGCTCGCTCGGCATCCCGGCATCGCCGTCGCTGCCGTGTTCGGCGTCGACGACGACGTCGTGGCGTTCGTGCGCGATCGCATCGCCGCCTACAAGTACCCGCGCATCGTGCACCTCGTGCCGTCGCTGCCGCTGGGCTCGAGCGGGAAGGTGCTCAAGCGCGAGCTCGTCACACAGTTCTCCCCCGTCGTCTGA
- a CDS encoding MmcQ/YjbR family DNA-binding protein, with amino-acid sequence MATLEDLRRTANGLPGSEERATTGGAAWFVRGKLYAWECHPWPSTPPDVRAIIAAELVVGVKIADPIDALALREMAPDVFLGATTPWGEPKVAFRMAAVDDDHLAELVIEAWRVQAPRYLRREWDAAATP; translated from the coding sequence GTGGCCACCCTCGAAGATCTGCGCCGCACCGCGAACGGACTCCCCGGCAGTGAAGAGCGCGCGACGACCGGCGGCGCCGCATGGTTCGTACGCGGCAAGCTCTACGCATGGGAGTGCCACCCGTGGCCGAGCACCCCGCCCGACGTGCGTGCGATCATCGCGGCCGAGCTCGTGGTGGGCGTGAAGATCGCCGACCCGATCGACGCGCTCGCGCTGCGCGAGATGGCGCCCGACGTGTTCCTGGGCGCCACCACGCCGTGGGGCGAGCCGAAGGTGGCCTTCCGCATGGCGGCGGTCGATGACGATCACCTCGCCGAACTGGTCATCGAGGCTTGGCGCGTGCAGGCGCCGCGGTACCTGCGCCGTGAATGGGATGCCGCCGCCACGCCGTAG
- a CDS encoding serine hydrolase domain-containing protein, protein MSIPITPEALDAAIEAESFSGVLTIDVGGRRSLERCEGFANRALRVPNTPSTRISAASGNKGFTALAIMRLVEGGLLGLQDLVRPILGEDLPLIDDAVTIEHLLTHTSGIGDYLDEEGDGDIDDYVFSLPLHGLAETEAFLPALDGFPQKFPPGERFSYCNGGYMVLALVAERVSGRGFHELVQTEVCERAGLTGSAFLRSDDLPGDAALGYLHEEGNRTNLLHLPVRGNGDGGMCFTADDLHRFWNALLDGRIVSPDTLAEMIRPRFDVPAEHMRYGMGLWLGRRNSSLILEGYDAGASFRSTHIPETRTTVTVLGNSSEGAWPVIYALADAMDGTVRGKFPDES, encoded by the coding sequence ATGTCCATTCCCATCACCCCCGAGGCGCTTGATGCCGCGATCGAGGCGGAGTCGTTCAGTGGGGTGCTCACGATCGATGTCGGTGGCCGGCGCTCGCTCGAGCGCTGCGAGGGCTTCGCGAACCGCGCCCTCCGTGTTCCGAATACGCCGAGCACACGCATCTCGGCCGCCAGCGGCAACAAGGGCTTCACGGCTCTCGCGATCATGCGCCTCGTCGAGGGCGGCCTGCTCGGTCTGCAGGACCTCGTGCGTCCCATTCTCGGCGAGGACCTGCCCCTGATCGACGACGCGGTGACGATCGAGCACCTGCTCACCCACACCTCCGGTATCGGGGACTACCTCGACGAGGAAGGCGACGGAGACATCGACGACTACGTCTTCTCCCTGCCGCTGCATGGGCTCGCGGAGACCGAGGCGTTCCTACCCGCCCTCGACGGGTTCCCGCAGAAGTTCCCGCCCGGTGAGCGATTCTCGTACTGCAATGGCGGGTACATGGTGCTCGCGCTCGTCGCCGAGCGCGTCAGCGGCCGCGGTTTCCATGAACTGGTCCAGACCGAAGTCTGCGAGCGGGCGGGACTCACCGGCTCGGCATTCCTCCGCTCCGATGACCTCCCCGGGGATGCCGCCCTCGGCTACCTGCACGAGGAGGGCAACCGCACCAACCTGCTGCACCTCCCGGTGCGGGGCAACGGCGACGGCGGGATGTGCTTCACGGCCGACGACCTGCACCGGTTCTGGAACGCATTGCTGGATGGCCGGATCGTGTCGCCGGACACGCTCGCCGAGATGATCCGTCCCCGCTTCGACGTGCCGGCCGAGCACATGCGGTACGGGATGGGGTTGTGGCTGGGCCGCCGCAATTCGTCCCTGATCCTGGAGGGCTATGACGCCGGCGCATCGTTCCGGTCCACGCACATTCCGGAGACACGCACCACGGTGACCGTGCTCGGGAACAGCTCTGAGGGCGCCTGGCCGGTGATCTACGCTCTCGCGGATGCCATGGACGGAACCGTCCGGGGGAAGTTCCCGGACGAAAGCTAG
- a CDS encoding VanZ family protein, producing the protein MTNTALQPDREAAPAHATPFRLIAAFAIYVLLLVWIVLWKLELPWVGGVDRVIKLVPFVSTAEQGASRPPEVVVNLLLFVPLGLFLGLLAPRWSWRRLAGVAATVSLALEATQFVLAIGSTDVTDVLVNTAGALAGFGLVAFTRLRSRERARGILVRVCVVGTLLAVLAVALFIASPIHFRPPPGAGLGPAAGHAIDGGAVGDEFP; encoded by the coding sequence ATGACGAACACCGCACTGCAGCCCGATCGGGAGGCCGCTCCCGCCCACGCGACCCCGTTCCGCCTGATCGCGGCGTTCGCGATCTACGTCCTCCTGCTCGTGTGGATCGTGCTCTGGAAGCTCGAGCTTCCCTGGGTCGGCGGCGTGGATCGTGTGATCAAACTCGTCCCGTTCGTCTCGACCGCTGAACAGGGAGCCAGCAGGCCCCCCGAGGTCGTCGTCAACCTCCTCCTATTCGTGCCCTTGGGTCTGTTTCTCGGACTTCTCGCGCCGCGCTGGAGCTGGCGCCGCCTCGCGGGCGTCGCTGCCACCGTCAGCCTTGCGCTCGAGGCGACCCAGTTCGTGCTGGCCATCGGCAGCACCGACGTCACCGATGTCCTGGTCAACACCGCCGGCGCCCTCGCCGGGTTCGGGCTCGTCGCGTTCACCCGGCTCCGGTCGCGGGAGCGTGCGCGCGGCATCCTCGTCCGGGTCTGCGTCGTGGGGACCCTGTTGGCCGTGCTCGCGGTCGCGCTCTTCATCGCCTCCCCGATCCACTTCCGCCCGCCGCCGGGCGCGGGCCTCGGCCCCGCAGCGGGTCACGCGATCGACGGGGGCGCCGTCGGCGACGAGTTTCCCTGA
- a CDS encoding MaoC family dehydratase yields the protein MDQHRIQAFADATEDWQWIHLDADRAASGPFGTTIAHGYLTLSLLPRLTQGLLAVDGAAMVVNYGLDKVRFLQPVVVDSRVRGVTEIASAEPSPQGYRVGLRTTVELESSDRPALVAETVALFVPEARPPAN from the coding sequence ATCGACCAGCATCGGATTCAGGCGTTCGCCGACGCCACCGAGGACTGGCAGTGGATCCACCTCGACGCCGATCGCGCGGCATCCGGTCCGTTCGGCACCACCATCGCCCACGGCTACCTGACGCTGTCGCTCCTCCCGCGGCTCACCCAGGGACTGCTCGCGGTCGACGGCGCCGCGATGGTGGTCAACTACGGGCTCGACAAGGTGCGCTTCCTGCAGCCCGTGGTCGTCGACTCCCGTGTGCGGGGCGTGACCGAGATCGCCTCGGCCGAGCCGTCGCCGCAGGGCTACCGGGTGGGCCTGCGGACGACGGTCGAGCTGGAGAGCTCCGACCGCCCAGCGCTGGTGGCCGAGACCGTGGCGCTCTTCGTCCCGGAGGCCCGACCGCCCGCGAACTGA
- a CDS encoding cation-translocating P-type ATPase translates to MSAVETTAGTPAETAWYSQDPDAVVAAFRSDRDRGLTAADAAQRLKEHGPNSIAAEKPPSTWQVALQQLADPMNVMLVAVAIISLFINQVSVGILVGALVVLNIVLGTRQELKAKASVDALSKMQIPQAKVIRDGTLLQVGATTLVPGDIVTLEAGDLVPADARIIRSATLETQEAALTGESAPIPKDAGTLADPDTALGDRTDMVFQNTQVTRGTATVVITGTGMQTQMGQIASMLSSVKPGKSPLQRELDSLTGVLGWIAWGAVAIIIITGLLRGQEIASVILLGISMAISAIPTGMPSFVQAMLSYGSRQLAEHQAVVKNLTDVETLGATSAINSDKTGTLTMNEMTVETLYYRGEWFTVAGSGYEKVGEVRHTAGLPVPQFTQLALGLTLCSDATVSDDGAVIGDPTEAALVVLAAKLGADAELTRSTFPRVAEVPFDSAYKFMGTFHRIPVDGNELLVGYVKGGPDVVLDRCSSVATMEGVMPIADRRDEILEANRRLSEQGLRVLAFAFRRFAPDAPVADDPMAAIADLTFVGLVGIIDPLRTSSKEAVRIAREAGIEVRMITGDHAITAAAIGAKLGLGEGSASGAEIQAMSDDELKAALPRLHMFGRVTPEDKLRLARLMQEDGAVVAMTGDAVNDAAALKQADIGVAMGSGSDVTKQAGKMILVDDNFGTLVTAVRLGRGIYEKIVSYVRFQMSQLFSLVLLFLVASIFGINDGVPLTPIMVLFLNFFIAIFPVVVILLDPVPDGIMLKPPRDPKKTIANRGAVTLWFVYGSLIFLTTLVPLLIYPDELSSTEPNVPVTMAFVVCALGSIFGGLVMRRDPESGLSAPILAAVKWLSIPLALTVVAVEVGFMQRLIGTTSLSGDEWLTALGLALLVPVLIEIEKWIRRARIARRTVVA, encoded by the coding sequence ATGAGCGCCGTGGAGACCACCGCCGGAACGCCTGCCGAGACGGCGTGGTACAGCCAGGACCCAGATGCCGTCGTCGCCGCGTTCCGCAGTGACCGCGACCGCGGGCTGACCGCCGCCGACGCCGCGCAGCGGCTCAAAGAGCACGGCCCCAACTCGATCGCCGCCGAGAAGCCGCCGTCGACGTGGCAGGTCGCCCTGCAGCAGCTCGCGGACCCCATGAACGTCATGCTGGTCGCCGTCGCGATCATCAGCCTGTTCATCAACCAGGTCAGCGTCGGCATCCTCGTCGGGGCGCTCGTGGTGCTGAACATCGTCCTGGGCACCCGGCAGGAGCTCAAGGCGAAGGCATCCGTCGACGCCCTCTCCAAGATGCAGATCCCGCAGGCGAAGGTCATCCGCGACGGCACCCTGCTGCAGGTCGGCGCGACCACCCTCGTGCCGGGCGACATCGTCACGCTCGAGGCGGGCGACCTCGTGCCCGCCGACGCCCGCATCATCCGCTCGGCGACGCTCGAGACGCAGGAGGCCGCGCTCACCGGCGAGAGCGCGCCGATCCCGAAGGATGCCGGAACCCTCGCCGATCCCGACACGGCGCTCGGCGACCGCACCGACATGGTGTTCCAGAACACGCAGGTGACGCGCGGGACGGCCACGGTGGTCATCACGGGCACCGGCATGCAGACGCAGATGGGCCAGATCGCCTCGATGCTGTCGTCGGTCAAGCCGGGGAAGTCGCCGCTGCAGCGCGAGCTCGACTCGCTCACCGGCGTGCTCGGCTGGATCGCATGGGGCGCCGTCGCCATCATCATCATCACGGGCCTGCTGCGCGGACAGGAGATCGCGTCGGTCATCCTGCTGGGCATCTCGATGGCGATCTCGGCGATCCCGACGGGCATGCCGTCGTTCGTCCAGGCGATGCTCTCGTACGGCTCACGGCAGCTCGCCGAGCACCAGGCGGTCGTCAAGAACCTGACGGATGTCGAGACGCTGGGTGCCACCAGCGCCATCAACTCCGACAAGACCGGCACTCTCACCATGAACGAGATGACGGTGGAGACGCTGTACTACCGCGGCGAGTGGTTCACCGTCGCCGGCAGCGGCTACGAGAAGGTCGGCGAGGTGCGCCACACCGCCGGACTGCCGGTGCCGCAGTTCACGCAGCTGGCACTCGGGCTGACGCTCTGCAGCGACGCCACGGTGTCGGACGACGGCGCCGTCATCGGCGACCCGACCGAGGCTGCGCTCGTCGTGCTCGCGGCGAAGCTCGGCGCGGACGCCGAACTGACCCGCAGCACGTTCCCGCGGGTCGCGGAGGTGCCCTTCGACTCGGCGTACAAGTTCATGGGGACCTTCCACCGGATCCCGGTCGATGGCAACGAGCTGCTCGTGGGCTACGTCAAGGGCGGCCCGGACGTCGTGCTGGATCGCTGCAGCTCCGTCGCCACGATGGAGGGTGTCATGCCGATCGCCGATCGCCGCGACGAGATCCTGGAGGCGAACCGCAGGCTGTCGGAGCAGGGCCTGCGCGTGCTCGCCTTCGCGTTCCGCCGCTTCGCCCCCGACGCGCCGGTCGCGGACGACCCGATGGCGGCGATCGCGGATCTGACCTTCGTCGGCCTCGTCGGCATCATCGACCCGCTCCGCACCTCCTCGAAAGAGGCGGTGCGCATCGCGCGCGAAGCGGGCATCGAGGTCCGCATGATCACCGGCGACCACGCCATCACCGCCGCCGCGATCGGCGCCAAGCTCGGCCTCGGCGAGGGATCCGCGAGCGGCGCCGAGATCCAGGCGATGAGCGACGACGAACTGAAGGCGGCGCTTCCGCGCCTGCACATGTTCGGCCGCGTCACCCCCGAGGACAAGCTGCGCCTCGCCCGGCTCATGCAGGAGGACGGTGCCGTCGTCGCGATGACCGGCGACGCGGTGAACGACGCGGCCGCGCTCAAGCAGGCCGACATCGGCGTGGCGATGGGCTCGGGCAGCGACGTCACGAAGCAGGCGGGGAAGATGATCCTCGTCGACGACAACTTCGGCACGCTCGTCACCGCCGTCCGGCTCGGGCGCGGGATCTACGAGAAGATCGTCAGCTACGTCCGCTTCCAGATGTCGCAGCTGTTCTCGCTGGTGCTGCTGTTCCTCGTCGCGAGCATCTTCGGCATCAACGACGGCGTACCGCTCACACCGATCATGGTGCTGTTCCTGAACTTCTTCATCGCCATCTTCCCGGTGGTCGTGATCCTCCTCGACCCGGTGCCCGACGGCATCATGCTGAAGCCGCCGCGCGACCCGAAGAAGACGATCGCCAACCGCGGCGCGGTGACGCTCTGGTTCGTGTACGGCAGCCTCATCTTCCTGACGACGCTCGTCCCCCTGCTGATCTACCCCGACGAGCTCAGCTCGACCGAGCCCAACGTGCCGGTGACGATGGCGTTCGTGGTCTGCGCGCTCGGCTCGATCTTCGGTGGTCTCGTCATGCGTCGCGACCCCGAGTCGGGGCTCTCCGCGCCCATCCTCGCCGCCGTGAAGTGGCTATCGATCCCGCTGGCGCTCACGGTCGTCGCCGTCGAGGTCGGCTTCATGCAGCGCCTCATCGGCACGACGAGCCTCTCGGGCGACGAGTGGCTGACCGCGCTCGGCCTGGCGCTGCTGGTGCCCGTGCTGATCGAGATCGAGAAGTGGATCCGTCGCGCGCGCATCGCGCGTCGCACCGTCGTCGCCTGA
- a CDS encoding TetR family transcriptional regulator — translation MSDTAAASAAPSSAAAQGASRAAVVAAALELFAEQGFDQTSVEQIAQAAGVSRSTFFRQFGGKDDVVFTDHEVLLDRLREFLAQPHRDPWAAVCEASLFVYAHFAADPELARRRYAVVRGVPALRDREIVTVFRYERLFDEYLRASLPGLDPLDAVGFSALVTAIHNHVLRRLIRGPKKVPVSVLRTALDEARRRFGVLPDGEADPAADQVVVAVFPRAMPTAELVRRLRAQLDD, via the coding sequence ATGTCCGACACCGCCGCCGCTTCCGCCGCCCCGAGTTCCGCAGCCGCTCAGGGCGCCTCTCGCGCGGCCGTCGTCGCCGCCGCGCTCGAGCTGTTCGCTGAACAGGGGTTCGACCAGACCTCTGTGGAGCAGATCGCGCAGGCCGCAGGCGTCTCTCGCTCGACGTTCTTCCGGCAGTTCGGCGGCAAGGACGACGTGGTCTTCACCGACCACGAGGTGCTGCTCGATCGCCTCCGCGAGTTCCTGGCGCAGCCGCACCGCGATCCGTGGGCGGCCGTGTGCGAGGCATCCCTCTTCGTCTATGCGCACTTCGCGGCCGACCCCGAGCTCGCCCGACGGCGCTATGCGGTCGTTCGCGGCGTGCCCGCCCTGCGCGACCGCGAGATCGTGACGGTGTTCCGCTACGAGCGGCTGTTCGACGAGTACCTTCGCGCGTCGCTGCCCGGCCTCGATCCGCTCGACGCGGTGGGCTTCTCTGCGCTGGTCACCGCGATCCACAATCACGTGCTGCGGCGTCTCATCCGGGGGCCCAAGAAGGTGCCGGTATCGGTGCTGCGCACCGCTCTGGACGAGGCACGCCGGCGCTTCGGCGTCCTGCCGGACGGCGAGGCGGATCCTGCCGCCGACCAGGTCGTCGTCGCGGTCTTCCCGCGCGCGATGCCGACGGCGGAACTGGTGCGGCGACTGCGCGCACAGCTCGACGACTGA